A region from the Pseudomonadota bacterium genome encodes:
- the icd gene encoding isocitrate dehydrogenase (NADP(+)), whose amino-acid sequence MSDQNIPGTLITYQNGEYLVADDPIIGFIEGDGIGPDIWRATRPVLDAAVARAYGGRRQIAWKPLLVGEKAYQKTGSYLPPEALEEIKKYRVAIKGPLSTPVGGGIRSLNVALRQYFDLYACMRPVCYYDGVPNPMKHPELLDVVIFRENTEDVYAGIEWESGSPEAEKLIAFLRDQLGADIRPESGIGIKPMSPSGSKRLVRKAIEYAIEHQVRVVTLVHKGNIMKFTEGAFRQWGYEVARDEFADQVITEEDLYANYDGVLPTGKILLNDRIADAIFQQLLLRPAEYEVLATPNLNGDYLSDACAAQVGGLGMAPGANIGDGIAIFEATHGTAPKYAGLDKVNPGSLILSGKMMLDMLGWPEAAEMVEKALQQAIINKKVTYDLARQMDGAQEVGCRAFGEQIISCMS is encoded by the coding sequence ATGTCTGATCAAAATATTCCAGGAACGTTGATTACGTATCAGAATGGTGAATACCTGGTTGCGGATGATCCGATTATTGGTTTCATCGAAGGCGACGGCATCGGTCCTGATATCTGGCGGGCAACCCGGCCGGTTCTTGATGCAGCCGTGGCCAGGGCTTATGGGGGGCGCCGGCAGATTGCCTGGAAGCCACTCCTGGTGGGTGAAAAAGCCTATCAGAAAACCGGCTCTTATCTCCCTCCTGAGGCGCTGGAAGAAATCAAAAAATACCGGGTGGCTATCAAAGGTCCCTTGTCAACCCCGGTGGGCGGCGGAATCCGCAGTCTCAACGTGGCCCTGCGGCAATATTTTGATTTGTATGCCTGTATGCGTCCGGTTTGCTATTATGATGGAGTTCCCAACCCGATGAAGCATCCGGAGCTTCTGGACGTGGTGATTTTCCGGGAGAATACCGAAGATGTCTATGCCGGAATTGAATGGGAGTCAGGTTCTCCTGAAGCGGAAAAATTGATTGCTTTTCTGCGGGATCAATTGGGGGCCGACATTCGTCCGGAATCAGGAATCGGTATTAAGCCAATGAGTCCTTCAGGCAGTAAGCGTCTGGTACGTAAAGCGATCGAATATGCCATTGAACATCAGGTGCGGGTGGTGACTTTGGTGCATAAGGGGAATATCATGAAATTCACCGAGGGTGCCTTCCGTCAGTGGGGTTATGAAGTGGCCCGGGATGAATTTGCTGATCAGGTGATTACCGAGGAGGATTTGTATGCAAACTATGATGGTGTCCTGCCAACTGGGAAGATACTCTTAAATGACCGGATTGCAGATGCTATTTTCCAGCAGCTTCTGCTGCGCCCGGCTGAATATGAAGTGCTGGCAACCCCCAATCTGAACGGCGACTATCTTTCTGATGCCTGCGCGGCCCAGGTGGGTGGGCTGGGAATGGCTCCGGGGGCCAATATTGGTGACGGAATCGCTATTTTTGAAGCAACCCACGGCACGGCCCCCAAATATGCCGGTTTGGACAAAGTGAACCCCGGGTCGCTCATTCTTTCAGGTAAGATGATGCTGGACATGCTGGGTTGGCCGGAGGCGGCGGAAATGGTTGAAAAGGCGTTGCAACAGGCCATCATCAACAAGAAAGTTACCTATGATCTGGCCAGGCAAATGGATGGGGCTCAAGAAGTTGGCTGCCGGGCCTTCGGTGAGCAGATTATCTCGTGTATGTCTTGA
- a CDS encoding ATP-binding protein, giving the protein MSDIFTAHSLNPRYLLIAGISFGYLLLLFAVAFYADRREALGKSIVSNPYIYAMSLAVYCSSWTFYGSVGEAANTGFKFLTIYIGPTLTAFSWWFILRKMIRISHENNITSIADFLSSRYGKCPRLGALVTVFAIVGIMPYIALQLKAISTTFDILVHASSQSEITPMTIVGLPTMALAHKYPFFYDTAFYVSLVMALFGIFFGARHLDAAEKHEGMVAAVALESIVKLAAFLMVGIFVTYGMFDGFKDILDQISHNDLYKHLLLINTSRANSYQSWFTMVVLSMAAIIFLPRQFHMAVIENHEEKHVKIAMCLLPLYLFLINLFVIPIAFGGLLKIGGLASMADTYVLTLPLLRSKMSLSILVFIGGLSAATGMVVVSSVTLSTMLLNSLIMPIFLALKIKADLSGWLIQIKRLGILLVILLGYVFFRLIGESYMLVNMGLISFSAAIQFAPAIIGGLYWKGGTRYGAMSGISLGFFFWVYTLLIPAFIRSGWLSASLLLDGPFHIWWLKPTELFGLVGFDLYSHALFWSLTANVIAYFTVSLLGSQEDIDRRQAEKFVDVFRPTVDRFIREKRYANFPALSELEKMMAKFIGRERAHKTLVDFFGTEDFTDKLAEMSDQARMELALLIERSLGGSVGSSAARLICDNYMKTKGSEMEDVFDIFGKISLSLEASQEELQHRVKEMSVLYDASRLVASTLDIDQVMENILDLLMDKFEVDNCSIRLLDDDGMLRIKHQRGLRPEFVKTAERRPTMECYSGECFLTGKVIYLPDAEKISKPLSTNLITKQGNKSFVQAPIISEHKIVGVLTAASIKEKGYFSEKFMDLFETIARQLGVAIESARLYDKLAKFNKELGVKVAERTIELERKSMELEEANKELKVLDQLKSEFLANMSHELRTPMNSIIGYTQLLLDGVDGPINDDQKESMEKVERNAEHLLSLINDILDLSKIEAGKMVLELKPLSLEVVVNDTVDTIAPLAEDKQQKLVVEVAADLPQIMADADKLRQILINLLNNAIKFTSRNGIITLNADFWQGISPAGLDPEKDYLLISVKDTGIGIKKEDLDRLFGEFIQIDASASRKYGGTGLGLSITRRLVEMHHGDIWVESEYGKGSTFSFVIPFAEPLPAEMMKKMTEKQVLDTPVAGEVFDSEVVTGLTDEVKESKRELNKMIVTVASDPDRSRTIQRYLGDAGFTAVASFGLEEALAKIIEDKPFLLVVDLSFYLSRGWQLIQGLKDDQELDNIPIIIVSLQNQDEGLIIGPDGYFIKPLSKDDIEVQIGKVLDDSKISGDVLIVDDEPFAVDLERKIIAEMGLEVRTAFSGREAMAKLQEKAPGLVILDLMMPEIDGFQVAEYMKSEGRLRQIPIIVVTAKDLDPQEIIQLKNQVNKVIKKGVNMRDLLLSEVDKWFAQQGKEDG; this is encoded by the coding sequence ATGTCTGATATTTTTACCGCCCATTCATTAAACCCCCGATATCTGCTTATCGCCGGGATCTCATTTGGCTATCTGCTTCTTCTTTTTGCCGTGGCTTTCTATGCTGACCGGCGTGAAGCTCTGGGGAAAAGTATTGTTTCCAATCCCTATATTTATGCCATGAGCCTGGCAGTTTACTGCTCATCCTGGACTTTTTACGGCAGTGTCGGTGAGGCCGCCAATACCGGCTTCAAGTTTTTGACCATTTACATCGGCCCGACCCTGACCGCTTTTTCCTGGTGGTTTATTCTCCGCAAGATGATCCGCATAAGCCACGAAAACAACATTACTTCCATTGCCGACTTTCTCAGTTCCCGTTACGGTAAATGTCCACGCTTGGGAGCTTTGGTGACCGTTTTTGCGATTGTCGGCATTATGCCCTATATTGCCTTGCAGTTGAAAGCTATTTCCACAACTTTTGATATTCTGGTGCATGCTTCTTCACAATCGGAGATAACTCCCATGACTATTGTCGGCTTGCCGACCATGGCTCTTGCACACAAATACCCCTTTTTTTATGATACTGCTTTTTATGTCTCCCTGGTAATGGCTCTTTTTGGCATTTTTTTTGGTGCCCGTCATCTGGACGCTGCCGAAAAACATGAGGGAATGGTTGCTGCCGTAGCCTTGGAGTCAATAGTGAAATTGGCGGCATTTCTCATGGTGGGGATATTTGTAACCTATGGCATGTTTGATGGATTTAAAGATATCCTTGATCAGATCAGCCACAATGACCTTTATAAACACCTGCTGCTGATTAATACTAGTCGTGCGAACAGCTACCAGTCATGGTTTACTATGGTGGTACTCTCCATGGCGGCGATCATATTTCTGCCCCGTCAGTTTCATATGGCAGTGATTGAAAATCATGAAGAAAAGCATGTTAAAATAGCCATGTGTCTCCTCCCTCTGTATCTTTTTCTGATCAACCTGTTTGTCATTCCTATTGCTTTTGGCGGTTTGTTGAAGATAGGCGGGCTTGCCTCCATGGCTGATACCTATGTGCTGACCCTGCCGCTGCTCCGTTCTAAAATGAGCTTATCAATCCTGGTGTTCATTGGCGGCTTGTCAGCTGCCACCGGCATGGTGGTGGTTTCATCCGTTACCCTGAGTACCATGCTGCTGAACAGCCTGATCATGCCGATATTTCTGGCCCTTAAAATCAAGGCTGACCTGTCCGGCTGGCTGATTCAGATTAAACGATTGGGTATCCTGCTGGTCATTTTACTGGGTTATGTCTTTTTTCGCCTGATTGGTGAATCATATATGCTGGTTAATATGGGGCTCATTTCATTCTCAGCCGCCATCCAGTTTGCCCCGGCAATCATTGGGGGTTTGTATTGGAAGGGAGGGACCCGCTACGGAGCTATGAGCGGGATTTCTCTGGGCTTTTTTTTCTGGGTTTATACCCTGTTAATCCCCGCATTTATTCGTTCAGGATGGCTGTCGGCTTCCCTTCTGCTGGATGGCCCTTTTCATATATGGTGGTTGAAGCCGACGGAATTGTTTGGCCTGGTGGGATTTGATTTATATTCCCATGCCCTGTTCTGGTCTTTGACCGCCAATGTTATTGCTTATTTTACGGTTTCTCTCCTCGGTTCCCAGGAAGATATTGATCGGCGGCAGGCAGAGAAATTTGTTGACGTTTTTCGACCTACCGTTGATCGCTTTATTCGTGAAAAGCGCTATGCCAATTTCCCGGCTTTGTCTGAGCTTGAAAAGATGATGGCCAAATTCATCGGCAGGGAAAGAGCACATAAGACCCTGGTTGACTTTTTTGGCACCGAAGATTTTACTGATAAGCTGGCAGAGATGAGTGATCAGGCCCGGATGGAGTTGGCATTACTGATTGAACGAAGTCTTGGGGGTTCAGTCGGTTCATCAGCAGCCAGGCTGATTTGTGATAATTATATGAAAACCAAGGGTTCGGAGATGGAAGATGTCTTTGATATCTTCGGCAAAATATCTCTCTCACTGGAAGCCAGTCAGGAAGAGTTGCAACACCGGGTTAAAGAAATGTCGGTATTATACGATGCCAGCCGATTGGTTGCCTCAACTCTGGATATTGACCAGGTTATGGAGAATATCCTTGATTTACTGATGGATAAATTCGAGGTGGATAATTGTTCCATTCGTCTGCTTGATGATGATGGTATGCTGCGGATAAAACATCAGCGGGGCCTGCGTCCTGAATTTGTCAAAACCGCTGAACGACGGCCAACGATGGAATGCTATTCAGGAGAATGCTTTTTGACCGGCAAGGTAATCTATCTGCCGGATGCTGAAAAAATCAGTAAACCATTATCCACTAATTTGATTACCAAACAGGGGAACAAGTCTTTTGTCCAGGCGCCAATTATATCCGAGCATAAGATTGTCGGGGTGTTAACTGCCGCATCAATAAAGGAAAAAGGATATTTTTCAGAAAAGTTTATGGATTTGTTCGAAACTATAGCCCGGCAGTTAGGGGTGGCAATAGAAAGTGCCAGGCTATATGACAAGCTGGCAAAATTTAATAAGGAACTGGGAGTAAAGGTGGCTGAACGGACCATTGAGCTGGAGCGCAAATCGATGGAATTGGAAGAAGCCAACAAAGAATTGAAAGTGCTGGACCAGCTTAAATCAGAGTTTCTGGCCAATATGTCCCATGAATTGCGCACGCCGATGAATTCCATTATCGGTTACACTCAATTATTGCTTGATGGGGTTGATGGGCCGATTAATGATGATCAGAAAGAAAGCATGGAGAAAGTGGAACGAAATGCTGAACATCTGCTTTCCCTGATTAATGATATTCTTGATTTGTCAAAGATAGAAGCCGGCAAGATGGTGCTTGAACTGAAGCCCCTGTCCCTGGAGGTTGTCGTAAACGATACGGTTGACACCATCGCGCCGTTGGCGGAAGATAAACAACAAAAACTGGTTGTTGAAGTTGCGGCTGATCTGCCGCAAATTATGGCTGACGCGGATAAACTCCGGCAGATATTGATTAATCTGTTGAATAACGCGATCAAATTTACTTCCCGCAATGGGATTATTACCCTGAATGCTGATTTCTGGCAGGGCATCTCTCCTGCCGGTCTTGATCCCGAAAAAGATTATCTATTAATCTCGGTAAAAGACACCGGCATCGGGATTAAAAAGGAAGACCTGGACCGTCTGTTTGGTGAGTTCATCCAAATTGACGCCTCGGCCAGTCGGAAATATGGCGGTACCGGTCTGGGCTTAAGTATTACCAGGCGATTGGTGGAAATGCATCATGGTGACATCTGGGTTGAGAGTGAATATGGCAAAGGCTCCACTTTTTCATTTGTTATCCCTTTTGCCGAACCTCTGCCGGCAGAAATGATGAAGAAGATGACCGAAAAACAGGTGCTTGATACTCCTGTGGCAGGAGAAGTTTTTGATTCTGAGGTAGTCACCGGGTTGACCGATGAGGTAAAAGAAAGTAAACGGGAATTAAATAAAATGATTGTTACGGTTGCCAGTGATCCTGATCGTTCCCGTACCATTCAACGTTATCTTGGTGATGCAGGTTTTACCGCGGTGGCCTCATTCGGCCTGGAAGAGGCGTTGGCGAAGATTATAGAAGACAAACCGTTTTTGCTGGTAGTCGACCTTAGTTTTTATTTGAGTCGGGGCTGGCAATTAATCCAGGGGCTGAAAGATGATCAGGAACTGGATAATATTCCTATTATTATTGTTTCTTTACAAAACCAGGATGAAGGTCTGATTATTGGCCCGGATGGTTATTTTATCAAACCGTTGAGCAAGGATGACATAGAGGTTCAGATCGGGAAAGTACTTGATGACTCGAAAATCAGTGGAGATGTTTTGATTGTCGATGATGAGCCATTCGCGGTTGATCTGGAGAGGAAGATTATAGCGGAAATGGGCTTGGAGGTGCGTACGGCCTTCAGTGGCCGGGAGGCCATGGCAAAGTTACAGGAAAAAGCCCCCGGCCTGGTTATCCTGGATTTGATGATGCCGGAGATTGATGGTTTTCAGGTGGCTGAATACATGAAATCGGAAGGAAGACTGCGGCAGATTCCCATTATTGTGGTAACGGCTAAAGATCTTGATCCACAAGAGATTATCCAGTTGAAAAATCAAGTGAATAAGGTTATCAAAAAAGGGGTTAATATGCGAGATTTGTTATTATCGGAAGTTGATAAATGGTTTGCCCAGCAGGGAAAAGAAGATGGATGA
- a CDS encoding response regulator, translated as MDDKQKQVIMAVEDNEDNRDLIVKILSHRGYDVIGVSNGSEALARLAEVAPDLVLMDINLPGMDGYEVTRRIRDNEVFAKVPIVALTAHAMHGDREKSLAAGCNAYVAKPIDVHTFPDIIAGLLSGEKR; from the coding sequence ATGGATGATAAGCAGAAACAGGTGATTATGGCGGTTGAGGATAATGAGGATAATCGTGATTTGATTGTTAAAATTCTCAGCCATCGGGGTTATGATGTTATTGGAGTCAGTAACGGCAGCGAGGCCCTGGCCCGCCTGGCTGAGGTGGCGCCTGATCTTGTTTTAATGGATATCAATCTGCCCGGTATGGATGGCTACGAAGTAACCAGAAGGATTCGCGATAACGAAGTTTTTGCTAAGGTTCCCATTGTCGCGCTTACCGCCCATGCCATGCACGGTGACCGGGAAAAAAGCCTGGCTGCCGGTTGTAACGCCTATGTGGCCAAACCCATTGATGTGCATACCTTTCCGGATATTATTGCCGGTCTGTTATCCGGGGAAAAGCGATGA
- a CDS encoding response regulator: protein MKEIILIVDDNMDNVELLRKRLRAVGYETIEGYDGEQAVSMTREQHPDLILLDVMMPKLNGFEVCEILKKDEATRHIPVLMLTAKREIPDKVKGFDLGADDYVTKPFNFQELLARVRSLLKIRSGYRKQVEKERQKALDQMAEGVAHEVRNPVVSIGGFARRIIDELPDSDQKKKYAQVIIKETERLERMVKDIADSRLVPDGIRQGEDINVIINDTLLQLSRLLERNRIEVKKEFAADLPPVFVNRKNIIIALMQVMTNAAEAMEEGGRLTIITTAADNIWVLVEIIDSGRGIAAEDLESIFDPFFTTKMSGAGMGLPLVRKIIDDNQAMIRVESKEGKGTRVEISLPVESAGS from the coding sequence ATGAAAGAGATAATCCTGATTGTTGACGATAATATGGACAATGTTGAACTGCTGCGTAAAAGGTTGAGAGCGGTTGGCTATGAAACCATTGAAGGCTATGATGGGGAACAGGCAGTTTCCATGACCCGGGAACAGCATCCTGATCTGATTTTGCTGGATGTGATGATGCCCAAACTCAATGGATTTGAGGTTTGTGAAATCCTGAAAAAAGATGAAGCTACCCGGCATATTCCGGTCCTGATGCTGACTGCCAAGCGGGAAATTCCGGACAAGGTTAAAGGTTTCGATCTTGGTGCTGATGACTATGTTACCAAGCCGTTTAATTTTCAGGAATTATTGGCCCGGGTCAGGTCCTTGTTGAAAATCCGCAGTGGTTATCGCAAACAGGTTGAAAAAGAACGTCAGAAGGCTTTGGATCAGATGGCTGAGGGGGTTGCCCATGAAGTGCGAAATCCGGTAGTTTCCATTGGCGGTTTTGCCCGGCGGATTATTGACGAATTGCCGGATAGCGACCAGAAGAAAAAATATGCCCAGGTAATTATTAAAGAAACTGAGCGTTTGGAGCGGATGGTCAAGGATATTGCCGATTCCAGGCTGGTTCCTGATGGTATCAGGCAGGGTGAAGATATCAATGTGATAATCAATGATACTTTGTTGCAGCTTAGCCGGTTATTGGAGAGAAACCGGATAGAAGTAAAAAAGGAATTTGCCGCTGATTTACCCCCGGTGTTTGTCAATCGCAAAAATATTATTATTGCCCTGATGCAGGTAATGACTAATGCCGCGGAGGCGATGGAAGAAGGTGGCAGGTTAACCATCATAACTACGGCAGCTGATAATATCTGGGTCCTTGTCGAGATTATTGATAGTGGTCGGGGTATCGCGGCGGAAGATCTGGAGAGTATTTTTGATCCTTTCTTTACGACGAAAATGTCAGGCGCCGGCATGGGTCTGCCCCTGGTCCGTAAAATTATCGATGATAATCAGGCAATGATCAGGGTTGAAAGTAAAGAAGGTAAAGGAACCAGGGTGGAGATTAGTCTGCCGGTTGAAAGTGCCGGGAGCTAG
- a CDS encoding NFACT RNA binding domain-containing protein: MKPVKSPPHHPLPPKLYHYELEDGWEVLAGRTNTDNDRLSLKTAHPDDWWFHVRGMAGSHVLLRRQKGMDPDRQILKQAAAIAAYHSKARSGGTVAVACTKARYVSKPRGAKPGTVAIRKEITLKVKPSLPDELKADH; this comes from the coding sequence ATGAAACCGGTTAAATCGCCGCCTCATCATCCCCTGCCACCAAAGCTGTATCACTATGAACTGGAAGATGGATGGGAAGTCCTGGCCGGTAGAACCAACACCGACAATGACCGCTTGAGTCTAAAAACCGCCCATCCGGATGACTGGTGGTTTCATGTCCGGGGTATGGCGGGCAGCCATGTCCTGCTTCGCAGGCAAAAAGGGATGGATCCTGATCGTCAAATACTGAAACAGGCTGCCGCCATTGCCGCTTATCATAGCAAAGCCAGAAGCGGCGGAACCGTGGCCGTCGCCTGCACCAAAGCCCGTTATGTCAGCAAACCCCGTGGGGCAAAACCCGGAACCGTAGCAATCCGCAAAGAAATCACATTAAAAGTCAAACCATCATTACCAGATGAACTGAAAGCTGACCACTGA